From the Xiphophorus maculatus strain JP 163 A chromosome 20, X_maculatus-5.0-male, whole genome shotgun sequence genome, one window contains:
- the LOC102223222 gene encoding twinfilin-2-like isoform X2 yields MSHQTGIIATAELKQFLAQARRGSIRIMKIIISNEELVLDSFREPVQSWDQDYDQFVLPLLTPQEPCYILYRLDSQNAQGYEWTFIAWSPDQSPVRQKMMYAATRATLKKEFGGGHIRDEMFGTVEDDLCFQGYMRHRSSCSSPAPLTSAEQELQRIKITEDERRRIGTPTARARVTMEFGLDKRAQTLQGLAFPLQEDAKRALQQLKHKRINYIQLRLDVERETIELVHTKPTETHELPFRIPTDSPRYHFFVFKHSHQDQLHEALVFIYSMPGYTCSIKERMLYSSCKNRLLDEVERDYQLEVTKKMEIDSGDGLTEDFLYEEVHPMEHTLKQAFAKPRGPGGKRGNKRLIKETGENGEEN; encoded by the exons ATGTCACACCAAACTGGGATTATCG CTACAGCCGAGCTCAAACAGTTCTTGGCTCAAGCGAGAAGAGGTTCCATCAGAATAATGAAGATCATAATCAGCAATG AGGAGCTGGTGTTGGATTCGTTCAGAGAGCCGGTGCAGAGCTGGGACCAAGACTACGATCAGTTTGTGCTTCCTCTTCTCACGCCTCAGGAGCCCTGCTACATTCTTTACCGCCTGGATTCCCAGAATGCACAGGGATACGAGTGGACATTCATCGCATGGTCACCTGACCAGTCACCA GTGAGGCAGAAGATGATGTACGCTGCGACCCGTGCCACACTGAAGAAAGAGTTTGGAGGAGGTCACATCAGAGACGAAATGTTCGGCACAGTCgag GACGATCTGTGCTTTCAGGGATACATGCGCCACcgttcctcctgctcctctccaGCTCCTCTGACATCGGCCGAGCAGGAACTACAACGGATCAAAATCACAGAG gatGAACGGAGAAGAATTGGAACCCCAACGGCGCGAGCGAGG gtCACAATGGAGTTTGGTTTAGACAAGAGAGCACAGACTCTTCAGGGTCTCGCGTTCCCTTTACAGGAAGATGCCAAACGAGCTCTGCAGCAGCTCAAGCACAAACGCATCAACTACATCCAGCTG AGGCTGGATGTAGAAAGAGAGACGATTGAGCTGGTTCACACCAAACCCACAGAAACCCACGAGCTTCCCTTCAGGATCCCCACAGACTCCCCACGATATCACTTCTTTGTCTTCAAGCATTCCCATCAAGACCAGCTGCATGAGGCGCTGG TGTTCATATACTCGATGCCTGGCTACACCTGTAGTATCAAGGAGCGGATGCTGTACTCCAGCTGTAAGAACCGGTTACTGGACGAGGTGGAGCGAGACTACCAGCTGGAAGTCACCAAGAAG atgGAAATAGATAGCGGCGACGGTCTGACAGAAGACTTCCTGTACGAGGAGGTGCACCCAATGGAGCACACCCTGAAGCAGGCCTTCGCTAAGCCCCGAGGCCCAGGAGGGAAGAGGGGCAACAAGCGCCTCATCAAGGAAACAGGAGAGAACGGGGAGGAAAATTAG
- the LOC111605886 gene encoding proline-rich transmembrane protein 3-like codes for MGLSAFLFVALTASLCSLGSLTQTLDSVAASDTVEIPQSAGGNTDRLKNVAGRDTFGSEGLVEGSGQTADILTLLELSNEETAVRKESERLRNANHSGTGITLTTRPALSVYSSGAHNQGADKTKGSVTGSERSTVFSEDASFDGDDDWQKGEDHSRIPVQTSVFTFMNDPSLSRPGSPCVLGALHCTIFNSFNGTSLLWDDMSRTLAFAWELHVFGSASLFVLITALAALGIAGACTLPHTLCDALTLSNSFLAVAGALRTTLLLVDPYGTRQILPHATLAALHNIPLLLLLWTQVVLALVTLRGIKVTSLPSKLQSPWVVGVLGVSHCTFLLLADLYSSTLPPAFPLLLQTISLCWGIPFCLGILTKSLSHSQPFSRSAVPEWVPSQRTKRLGKRVTAVCAFLGVLCCSIQIYSVLWLYGLLGNWRRFSWGWWLSQFWARIFELAWGFSVLFLGSWVFWTPSKGQARGVDLQGRDNISKKEVKKSLWQRVLVCMQRGLRGKSEKSLEDLMPNNIAKHNMSRSGVSNNALHGDKQAPSKLDYSSDPVSISSSDSQTALLWQKVGERECVLSLIEFDMRPPSPINLRLSIDNALCHGQLIAGAVFTPPPPSWTQSLGTDGERGPTTFPPAYVRYGWMMDTESISASLDHFQTKEPAQSVNATPDFNSRIGSPAAEPTGEQFTGVMLQNDWSDDDVTDL; via the exons atggGTCTCTCAGCTTTTCTTTTCGTCGCTCTAACTGCATCTCTCTGTTCACTTGGAAGTCTCACTCAGACGTTGGATTCAGTAGCTGCCTCTGATACTGTCGAGATACCTCAAAGTGCAGGTGGAAACACTGACAGGCTGAAAAATGTAGCCGGCAGAGACACATTTGGTTCAGAGGGCCTTGTGGAGGGCAGCGGACAGACTGCTGACATTCTGACTTTACTGGAGCTCAGCAACGAGGAGACTGCAGTCCGAAAGGAGTCTGAGCGATTGAGGAATGCAAACCACTCAGGGACTGGAATCACATTAACCACAAGACCAGCACTAAGTGTTTACAGCTCAGGAGCTCACAACCAAGGAGCAGACAAAACTAAAGGTTCAGTTACAGGATCTGAACGCTCCACTGTGTTCTCTGAGGACGCCTCTTTTGATGGTGATGATGACTGGCAGAAAG GTGAAGACCACTCCAGAATCCCAGTCCAAACCAGTGTGTTTACCTTCATGAATGATCCCAGCCTGTCGAGACCAGGAAGCCCATGCGTACTCGGCGCCTTGCATTGCACGATCTTTAACAGCTTCAATGGCACCAGCCTGCTGTGGGATGACATGAGCCGTACCCTGGCATTTGCTTGGGAGCTGCATGTCTTTGGATCTGCAAGCCTTTTCGTGTTGATAACAGCTCTGGCGGCTTTGGGAATTGCTGGAGCGTGCACTCTTCCTCATACCCTTTGTGATGCCCTCACGCTTTCTAATAGTTTCCTTGCTGTAGCAGGTGCTCTGCGCACAACCCTCCTCCTCGTCGATCCTTACGGTACCCGTCAGATCCTGCCTCATGCTACTCTGGCAGCTCTACATAATAttcctctgctgcttcttctgtgGACGCAGGTTGTCCTCGCTCTTGTCACGCTCCGAGGGATAAAAGTAACATCTCTCCCTTCAAAGCTGCAGTCCCCATGGGTGGTTGGAGTCCTTGGTGTATCGCACTGCACTTTCTTACTTTTAGCCGATCTGTACTCTTCAACTTTGCCCCCagcttttcctcttttgttgCAGACCATCTCCCTTTGCTGGGGTATCCCTTTCTGCCTGGGAATCCTCACCAAGTCCCTCTCCCATTCACAACCTTTCTCCAGATCTGCTGTCCCAGAGTGGGTTCCCTCTCAGAGGACAAAGAGGCTCGGAAAGCGAGTAACGGCTGTGTGCGCCTTCCTTGGTGTTCTCTGTTGCAGCATTCAGATATACAGTGTTCTTTGGCTCTATGGGCTCCTGGGGAACTGGAGGCGCTTTAGCTGGGGTTGGTGGCTCAGTCAGTTCTGGGCCAGGATTTTTGAGTTAGCATGGGGATTCTCTGTCCTTTTTCTTGGATCCTGGGTCTTCTGGACGCCATCTAAAGGCCAAGCAAGAGGCGTTGATTTACAGGGTAGAGATAATATCTCTAAAAAGGAAGTAAAGAAAAGCTTGTGGCAAAGAGTTTTGGTTTGCATGCAAAGAGGCCTGAGGGGGAAATCAGAGAAGTCCTTGGAAGATTTGATGCCAAACAACATTGCAAAGCATAACATGTCTAGATCTGGTGTCAGCAACAATGCACTGCATGGTGATAAGCAGGCTCCCTCTAAACTGGACTATAGTTCTGATCCTGTTAGCATCAGCAGCTCTGACTCTCAGACTGCGCTGCTGTGGCAGAAAGTTGGTGAACGAGAATGTGTCCTCTCACTTATAGAGTTCGACATGCGACCCCCGTCTCCCATCAACCTCAGGCTCAGCATTGACAACGCCCTTTGTCACGGGCAGCTCATAGCTGGGGCTGTCTTCACGCCTCCCCCTCCCTCTTGGACTCAAAGTTTGGGCACAGATGGAGAGAGGGGACCAACCACATTTCCTCCAGCCTACGTCAGATATGGGTGGATGATGGATACGGAGTCCATTTCTGCATCTTTAGACCATTTCCAGACCAAGGAGCCAGCACAGTCAGTAAATGCCACACCAGATTTTAATAGCAGGATTGGATCTCCAGCTGCTGAACCAACGGGAGAACAATTTACTGGAGTGATGCTCCAAAATGACTGGTCTGATGACGACGTTACTGATCTCTAG
- the LOC102223485 gene encoding glutamine-rich protein 1-like, whose amino-acid sequence MNEQEGGVVSFDEYVRQKARTVPQHRMKEFLESLAKGPEVLQEFNQQGGGGGAVATTTTMVYQQQEANCIYTDSTEVAGSLLELACPVQVTSAEISPQMSVHPGSEQQLQVQVQIQEQPGQAMGQVLQVSSPSQQELQGISTAQLVQQAELTEEQQQQIQAQLIAAVAGGQQIQLSSGEQIQLQGTQHIQLPGGQQIQLQAGQQIQLQSGQHIQIQTIEAMSPSQQQDSPREGERRPGAIATVLQPAKKRKVDVPLAVSYAVPQGQQLATVLTIPQGQQQSYVSLRPDLLTVDSAQLYSTTGTITGPTGETWTIPVYSTPQQQGVTHIAIPQDAYSTVQVTTTTNGKDKVATSSASRSADGQVASTQEEIVQTLLPAQFMNGNIHIPVAVQTVGGTYNTTQSVHIWDPSQQQSHGDEGTEQQLHLQGQVETGADVEPPAEILVPVSLKPEEGLEVWRFWAKKKNTELSKQEQTKLAPIGRRQPLRFQEDLVSSAVAELNLGLSLMTQEARGSEEEELAPDVLYYVFLCIQKYLYENGRVDDIFSDPYYTRFCESLHKLLQDWKPSIHPLGYIIPSHVTEEMLWECKQLGAHSPATLLTTLMYFNTKYFRLITPEHHMKVAFSKVLRHSRKNPTNAKDKATSIRLLKVQSQHTSGQKGTDDMYEEQIEDPENPLRCPIKLYDFYLFKCPQSVKGRSDAYYMTPEPVVAPNSPMWYSSQPLSNRQVEQMLARIIVVREIQEMMGASPESVS is encoded by the exons ATGAACGAGCAGGAGGGCGGGGTGGTCTCATTTGACGAATATGTGCGGCAGAAGGCCCGCACTGTGCCTCAGCATAGGATGAAGGAGTTTCTGGAGTCCCTTGCTAAGGGCCCAGAGGTGCTGCAGGAGTTCAACCagcaggggggaggaggaggagcagtgGCCACCACCACAACCATGGTGTACCAGCAGCAGGAGGCCAACTGTATCTACACAGACAGCACGGAGGTGGCTGGATCTCTCCTGGAGCTGGCCTGCCCA gTCCAGGTGACCTCAGCTGAGATTTCCCCCCAAATGTCTGTACATCCAGGCTCTGAACAGCAACTCCAAGTGCAG GTCCAGATTCAGGAACAGCCTGGCCAAGCGATGGGCCAGGTTCTGCAGGTGTCCTCTCCGTCCcagcaggagctgcagggaATCTCCACGGCTCAGCTGGTGCAGCAGGCCGAGCtcacagaggagcagcagcagcag ATTCAGGCTCAGCTGATTGCAGCTGTTGCTGGAGGTCAGCAGATCCAGCTGTCAAGCGGCGAACAAATCCAGCTGCAAGGAACGCAGCACATCCAGCTGCCTGGCGGGCAGCAGATTCAGCTCCAGGCGGGCCAGCAGATCCAGCTACAAAGCGGCCAGCACATCCAGATCCAGACCATAGAGGCCATGTCTCCGTCCCAGCAGCAGGATTCTCCAAGGGAGGGCGAGAGGCGGCCGGGCGCCATTGCGACCGTTCTCCAGCCGGCAAAGAAGCGCAAGGTGGACGTTCCCCTCGCCGTCTCCTACGCTGTGCCGCAGGGGCAGCAGCTGGCCACCGTTCTGACCATCCCTCAGGGGCAGCAGCAGAGCTACGTCTCCCTGCGACCCGACCTGCTGACCGTCGACAGCGCTCAGCTGTACAGCACCACAGGAACCATCACAGGTCCCACAGGCGAGACTTGGACCATCCCTGTCTACTCCACTCCACAGCAGCAGGGCGTGACACACATCGCCATACCACAGGATGCATACAGCACCGTGCAGGTCACCACGACTACCAACGGCAAGGACAAAGTGGCGACCAGCTCCGCGTCGAGGTCCGCAGACGGTCAGGTAGCCTCCACCCAGGAGGAGATAGTGCAGACGCTGCTGCCTGCGCAGTTTATGAACGGGAACATCCACATCCCGGTGGCAGTGCAGACTGTAGGAGGAACTTACAACACCACACAGTCAGTCCACATCTGGGACCCCAGTCAGCAGCAGAGCCACGGCGACGAGGgcacagagcagcagctccaTCTGCAG GGTCAAGTAGAGACGGGCGCCGACGTGGAACCGCCTGCAGAGATTCTGGTTCCCGTGTCTCTGAAACCAGAGGAGGGTCTGGAAGTGTGGCGCTTCTgggcaaagaagaaaaacactgagctTAGCAAGCAGGAACAAACAAAACTCGCACCCATAGGAC GTCGCCAGCCTCTGCGTTTCCAGGAAGACTTGGTGTCCAGCGCTGTTGCTGAGTTGAACCTGGGACTTTCCTTGATGACTCAAGAAGCTCGGGGCTCAGAGGAAGAAGAGCTGGCGCCTGATGTTCTGTATTATGTGTTCTTGTGTATTCAGAAG tATCTGTATGAAAACGGACGTGTGGATGATATCTTCTCCGATCCGTACTACACACGCTTTTGTGAGAGTTTACACAAACTTTTACAGGACTGGAAACCCAGCATCCATCCTTTAG GTTATATCATTCCAAGTCATGTGACCGAGGAGATGCTGTGGGAGTGTAAACAGCTTGGTGCTCATTCTCCTGCCACGTTGCTTACAACACTAATGTATTTCAACACTAA GTATTTCCGTCTGATAACGCCTGAGCACCACATGAAAGTGGCTTTTTCAAAGGTGTTGAGACACTCGAGGAAGAATCCCACCAACGCCAAGGACAAGGCAACCAGTATCCGCCTTCTGAAAGTGCAGAGCCAACACACCTCCGGACAAAAAG GAACCGACGACATGtatgaagaacagattgaagaTCCTGAAAACCCTCTGCGCTGCCCCATAAAACTTTACGACTTTTACCTCTTCAAATG TCCCCAAAGCGTCAAAGGTCGCAGCGACGCCTACTACATGACGCCCGAGCCCGTTGTGGCGCCGAACAGCCCGATGTGGTACTCGTCCCAGCCGCTGTCGAATCGGCAGGTGGAGCAAATGTTGGCCCGCATCATCGTAGTGAGAGAGATCCAGGAAATGATGGGCGCCTCTCCTGAGAGCGTGAGCTAA
- the LOC102223222 gene encoding WD repeat-containing protein 82-like isoform X3, whose product MKITDSLLRSFKVARTYRLNSEKVNCVDYSSNGEHAVSSSDDDSIVLYDIQEGKPFSTLYSKKYGVDLIRFTQREVQTVVFSSNKLDDTIRYLSLTDNKFIRYFPGHTARVTALSMSPVDETFISSSLDKTIRIWDLRSPNCQGLTDPLGKPVCSFDPDGLVFAAGVESQAIKLYDIRAFDKGPFACFEARLNRVCDWTGLKFSDDGKLILICTNGGAVRILNAFSGSVLHTFSGYNNNKGIALEACFTPDSQFVMIGSEDGRVHVWSTESGMKVAVLDGKHPGPINTLQFNPRYMTFASACTNTSLWLPCVDDL is encoded by the exons ATGAAGATCACGGACAGCCTGCTGAGGAGTTTTAAAGTTGCCAGGACTTATCGACTGAATTCAGAGAAAGTTAACTGTGTGGACTACAGCTCAAATGGAGAACATGCCGTTTCAAGCAGCGACGACGACTCTATTGTTTTATATGACATCCAGGAGGGAAA ACCGTTCAGTACCCTGTACAGCAAGAAGTACGGAGTAGATCTGATCCGCTTCACGCAGAGGGAGGTCCAGACTGTGGTCTTCAGCTCCAACAAGCTGGACG ATACAATTAGATATCTGTCGCTCACTGACAACAAGTTTATCCGGTATTTCCCTGGTCACACTGCAAG GGTAACGGCACTCTCCATGTCTCCGGTGGACGAGACATTCATCTCCAGTTCGTTGGATAAGACGATCCGCATCTGGGATCTGCGTTCTCCCAACTGTCAA GGTTTGACCGATCCTTTGGGGAAACCTGTCTGTTCATTTGACCCGGATGGGCTGGTTTTTGCAGCTGGAGTGGAGTCACAGGCCATCAAACTGTACGACATTCGTGCTTTTGACAAG GGTCCCTTTGCGTGCTTTGAGGCCAGATTAAATCGCGTCTGtgactggactggactgaaaTTCAGTGACGATGGGAAGCTCATTCTCATTTGCACCAATGGAGGCGCCGTTCGCATCCTGAATGCCTTCAGTGGTTCGGTGCTGCACACTTTTTCA GGTTACAACAATAACAAAGGCATCGCCCTGGAGGCCTGCTTCACCCCAGACTCACAATTTGTCATGATTG GTTCAGAGGACGGAAGAGTTCACGTTTGGAGCACTGAAAGTGGGATGAAGGTGGCCGTGTTGGACGGCAAACATCCAGGCCCTATCAACACTCTGCAGTTTAACCCCAGATATATGACGTTTGCCAGCGCCTGCACAAACACG TCTCTTTGGCTCCCGTGCGTTGATGACTTATAG
- the LOC102223222 gene encoding uncharacterized protein LOC102223222 isoform X4 has protein sequence MKITDSLLRSFKVARTYRLNSEKVNCVDYSSNGEHAVSSSDDDSIVLYDIQEGKPFSTLYSKKYGVDLIRFTQREVQTVVFSSNKLDDTIRYLSLTDNKFIRYFPGHTARVTALSMSPVDETFISSSLDKTIRIWDLRSPNCQGLTDPLGKPVCSFDPDGLVFAAGVESQAIKLYDIRAFDKGPFACFEARLNRVCDWTGLKFSDDGKLILICTNGGAVRILNAFSGSVLHTFSGYNNNKGIALEACFTPDSQFVMIGSEDGRVHVWSTESGMKVAVLDGKHPGPINTLQFNPRYMTFASACTNTLVLDSFREPVQSWDQDYDQFVLPLLTPQEPCYILYRLDSQNAQGYEWTFIAWSPDQSPVRQKMMYAATRATLKKEFGGGHIRDEMFGTVEDDLCFQGYMRHRSSCSSPAPLTSAEQELQRIKITEDKVVWDERRRIGTPTARARVTMEFGLDKRAQTLQGLAFPLQEDAKRALQQLKHKRINYIQLRLDVERETIELVHTKPTETHELPFRIPTDSPRYHFFVFKHSHQDQLHEALVFIYSMPGYTCSIKERMLYSSCKNRLLDEVERDYQLEVTKKMEIDSGDGLTEDFLYEEVHPMEHTLKQAFAKPRGPGGKRGNKRLIKETGENGEEN, from the exons ATGAAGATCACGGACAGCCTGCTGAGGAGTTTTAAAGTTGCCAGGACTTATCGACTGAATTCAGAGAAAGTTAACTGTGTGGACTACAGCTCAAATGGAGAACATGCCGTTTCAAGCAGCGACGACGACTCTATTGTTTTATATGACATCCAGGAGGGAAA ACCGTTCAGTACCCTGTACAGCAAGAAGTACGGAGTAGATCTGATCCGCTTCACGCAGAGGGAGGTCCAGACTGTGGTCTTCAGCTCCAACAAGCTGGACG ATACAATTAGATATCTGTCGCTCACTGACAACAAGTTTATCCGGTATTTCCCTGGTCACACTGCAAG GGTAACGGCACTCTCCATGTCTCCGGTGGACGAGACATTCATCTCCAGTTCGTTGGATAAGACGATCCGCATCTGGGATCTGCGTTCTCCCAACTGTCAA GGTTTGACCGATCCTTTGGGGAAACCTGTCTGTTCATTTGACCCGGATGGGCTGGTTTTTGCAGCTGGAGTGGAGTCACAGGCCATCAAACTGTACGACATTCGTGCTTTTGACAAG GGTCCCTTTGCGTGCTTTGAGGCCAGATTAAATCGCGTCTGtgactggactggactgaaaTTCAGTGACGATGGGAAGCTCATTCTCATTTGCACCAATGGAGGCGCCGTTCGCATCCTGAATGCCTTCAGTGGTTCGGTGCTGCACACTTTTTCA GGTTACAACAATAACAAAGGCATCGCCCTGGAGGCCTGCTTCACCCCAGACTCACAATTTGTCATGATTG GTTCAGAGGACGGAAGAGTTCACGTTTGGAGCACTGAAAGTGGGATGAAGGTGGCCGTGTTGGACGGCAAACATCCAGGCCCTATCAACACTCTGCAGTTTAACCCCAGATATATGACGTTTGCCAGCGCCTGCACAAACACG CTGGTGTTGGATTCGTTCAGAGAGCCGGTGCAGAGCTGGGACCAAGACTACGATCAGTTTGTGCTTCCTCTTCTCACGCCTCAGGAGCCCTGCTACATTCTTTACCGCCTGGATTCCCAGAATGCACAGGGATACGAGTGGACATTCATCGCATGGTCACCTGACCAGTCACCA GTGAGGCAGAAGATGATGTACGCTGCGACCCGTGCCACACTGAAGAAAGAGTTTGGAGGAGGTCACATCAGAGACGAAATGTTCGGCACAGTCgag GACGATCTGTGCTTTCAGGGATACATGCGCCACcgttcctcctgctcctctccaGCTCCTCTGACATCGGCCGAGCAGGAACTACAACGGATCAAAATCACAGAG GATAAAGTTGTCTGG gatGAACGGAGAAGAATTGGAACCCCAACGGCGCGAGCGAGG gtCACAATGGAGTTTGGTTTAGACAAGAGAGCACAGACTCTTCAGGGTCTCGCGTTCCCTTTACAGGAAGATGCCAAACGAGCTCTGCAGCAGCTCAAGCACAAACGCATCAACTACATCCAGCTG AGGCTGGATGTAGAAAGAGAGACGATTGAGCTGGTTCACACCAAACCCACAGAAACCCACGAGCTTCCCTTCAGGATCCCCACAGACTCCCCACGATATCACTTCTTTGTCTTCAAGCATTCCCATCAAGACCAGCTGCATGAGGCGCTGG TGTTCATATACTCGATGCCTGGCTACACCTGTAGTATCAAGGAGCGGATGCTGTACTCCAGCTGTAAGAACCGGTTACTGGACGAGGTGGAGCGAGACTACCAGCTGGAAGTCACCAAGAAG atgGAAATAGATAGCGGCGACGGTCTGACAGAAGACTTCCTGTACGAGGAGGTGCACCCAATGGAGCACACCCTGAAGCAGGCCTTCGCTAAGCCCCGAGGCCCAGGAGGGAAGAGGGGCAACAAGCGCCTCATCAAGGAAACAGGAGAGAACGGGGAGGAAAATTAG
- the LOC102233424 gene encoding mitochondrial RNA pseudouridine synthase rpusd4-like: MNCCKAVAVLGDQMVFSWVKSRTICRRLRGTAPVLSRNQSTAAEPSPGGPETAEKPRLRAIDLARKIRQEKAKTQSETRTQETDPPVSGSQQRVTELKRFTTQLQNVHPNVLAKHLHRTVLHRDKDVVILNKPYGVPVREESGVTTITSVLPVLCKMLDGLKTKTDTELLPCLGLEKDSSGALLLARSEAVLEDILSLSRNNQVERKYWVITVGVPVPSEGLIDIPIIEREVTGPTPHFKMTLSPLFRMNEAGDGVTKVRSHRQAHAAATKYRVLDSSYGCSLVELQPLTGVKHQMRVHMAYALACPILGDHKYSHWSKLAPQKLPERVLKKLGLEQTKSRYLPLHLHARRLVLPGRSQPDVAVSCPMPKYFIKTLNRLQLMFPEDKNDE; encoded by the exons ATGAACTGCTGTAAAGCAGTAGCCGTTCTGGGCGACCAAATGGTTTTCTCTTGGGTTAAATCGCGTACTATCTGCCGCCGGCTCCGGGGCACAGCACCGGTCCTCAGCCGGAACCAGAGCACAGCGGCTGAGCCCTCGCCGGGCGGCCCGGAAACCGCCGAGAAACCCCGGCTAAGAGCCATCGACCTGGCCAGAAAGATCCGACAGGAGAAGGCGAAGACTCAGAGTGAAACTCGGACTCAGGAGACGGATCCTCCGGTGTCCGGCTCACAGCAGAGAGTGACCGAGCTGAAAAGGTTCACAACGCAGCTGCAAAACGTCCATCCGAACGTGCTGGCCAAACATCTGCACCGAACCGTGCTGCACCGGGACAAAGACGTGGTCATCCTCAACAAGCCCTACGGCGTCCCTGTCAGAG AAGAGTCTGGTGTCACGACCATCACCTCTGTGCTTCCTGTTCTCTGTAAAATGCTGGACGGGCTGAAGACGAAGACGGACACCGAGCTGCTGCCCTGTCTGGGTCTGGAGAAGGACTCATCTGGCGCGCTCCTGCTGGCCCGGAGCGAAGCAGTACTGGAAGACATCCTCTCCCTGAGTAGAAATAATCAAGTGGAGAGGAAATATTG GGTGATCACGGTTGGTGTTCCTGTTCCCTCTGAAGGGCTGATCGATATTCCCATCATCGAAAGAGAAGTTACAGGTCCTACGCCACATTTCAAG ATGACGCTGAGTCCGCTTTTCCGAATGAATGAGGCCGGTGACGGCGTAACCAAAGTGCGAAGCCACCGGCAGGCCCATGCTGCAGCCACCAAGTACCGAGTCCTGGACAGCAGCTACGGCTGCAGCCTCGTTGAGCTCCAGCCTCTCACTG GGGTGAAGCACCAGATGCGGGTACACATGGCGTACGCTCTGGCGTGTCCCATTCTTGGAGATCACAAATATTCCCACTGGAGCAAACTGGCACCACAg aaattacCGGAGCGTGTGCTGAAAAAGCTCGGACTGGAGCAGACCAAGAGCCGGTACCTTCCTCTTCATCTGCATGCGCGCCGGCTGGTGCTGCCGGGTCGCAGCCAGCCCGATGTCGCCGTGTCCTGCCCCATGCCCAAGTACTtcataaaaacactgaacagaCTGCAGCTGATGTTCCCAGAGGACAAAAATGATGAATAA
- the LOC102223222 gene encoding twinfilin-2-like isoform X1 translates to MSHQTGIIATAELKQFLAQARRGSIRIMKIIISNEELVLDSFREPVQSWDQDYDQFVLPLLTPQEPCYILYRLDSQNAQGYEWTFIAWSPDQSPVRQKMMYAATRATLKKEFGGGHIRDEMFGTVEDDLCFQGYMRHRSSCSSPAPLTSAEQELQRIKITEDKVVWDERRRIGTPTARARVTMEFGLDKRAQTLQGLAFPLQEDAKRALQQLKHKRINYIQLRLDVERETIELVHTKPTETHELPFRIPTDSPRYHFFVFKHSHQDQLHEALVFIYSMPGYTCSIKERMLYSSCKNRLLDEVERDYQLEVTKKMEIDSGDGLTEDFLYEEVHPMEHTLKQAFAKPRGPGGKRGNKRLIKETGENGEEN, encoded by the exons ATGTCACACCAAACTGGGATTATCG CTACAGCCGAGCTCAAACAGTTCTTGGCTCAAGCGAGAAGAGGTTCCATCAGAATAATGAAGATCATAATCAGCAATG AGGAGCTGGTGTTGGATTCGTTCAGAGAGCCGGTGCAGAGCTGGGACCAAGACTACGATCAGTTTGTGCTTCCTCTTCTCACGCCTCAGGAGCCCTGCTACATTCTTTACCGCCTGGATTCCCAGAATGCACAGGGATACGAGTGGACATTCATCGCATGGTCACCTGACCAGTCACCA GTGAGGCAGAAGATGATGTACGCTGCGACCCGTGCCACACTGAAGAAAGAGTTTGGAGGAGGTCACATCAGAGACGAAATGTTCGGCACAGTCgag GACGATCTGTGCTTTCAGGGATACATGCGCCACcgttcctcctgctcctctccaGCTCCTCTGACATCGGCCGAGCAGGAACTACAACGGATCAAAATCACAGAG GATAAAGTTGTCTGG gatGAACGGAGAAGAATTGGAACCCCAACGGCGCGAGCGAGG gtCACAATGGAGTTTGGTTTAGACAAGAGAGCACAGACTCTTCAGGGTCTCGCGTTCCCTTTACAGGAAGATGCCAAACGAGCTCTGCAGCAGCTCAAGCACAAACGCATCAACTACATCCAGCTG AGGCTGGATGTAGAAAGAGAGACGATTGAGCTGGTTCACACCAAACCCACAGAAACCCACGAGCTTCCCTTCAGGATCCCCACAGACTCCCCACGATATCACTTCTTTGTCTTCAAGCATTCCCATCAAGACCAGCTGCATGAGGCGCTGG TGTTCATATACTCGATGCCTGGCTACACCTGTAGTATCAAGGAGCGGATGCTGTACTCCAGCTGTAAGAACCGGTTACTGGACGAGGTGGAGCGAGACTACCAGCTGGAAGTCACCAAGAAG atgGAAATAGATAGCGGCGACGGTCTGACAGAAGACTTCCTGTACGAGGAGGTGCACCCAATGGAGCACACCCTGAAGCAGGCCTTCGCTAAGCCCCGAGGCCCAGGAGGGAAGAGGGGCAACAAGCGCCTCATCAAGGAAACAGGAGAGAACGGGGAGGAAAATTAG